One genomic segment of Ricinus communis isolate WT05 ecotype wild-type chromosome 5, ASM1957865v1, whole genome shotgun sequence includes these proteins:
- the LOC8277317 gene encoding transmembrane ascorbate ferrireductase 2 codes for MGVPVIKFPIFTIIRLIGVIVTALVLIWTVHYRGGLALASDNKDVIFNVHPVLMVIALILINGEAMLTYKTVSGTKNFKKLVHLTLQLVALCLSLIGAWAALKFHNEKGIDNFYSLHSWLGLACLFLFGVQYAAGFVTFWYPGGSGKSRATLLPWHVFFGVYIYALAVATATTGILEKATFLQTNKVISRYSTEALLVNSMGILIIVLGGFVVLATITPLHPKESVTRNSTE; via the exons atgggAGTTCCAGTAATTAAATTTCCAATCTTTACCATTATTAGGTTAATTGGTGTGATAGTCACTGCCCTTGTACTCATATGGACTGTGCATTACAGGGGAGGCTTGGCTCTTGCTTCTGATAACAAAGATGTCATCTTTAAT GTCCATCCTGTTTTAATGGTGATTGCGCTTATTCTCATTAATGGTGAAG CCATGCTTACCTACAAGACCGTTTCGGGAACAAAAAACTTCAAAAAATTAGTTCATCTTACACTACAGTTGGTTGCTTTGTGTTTAAGCTTGATTGGAGCATGGGCTGCTTTGAAATTCCATAATGAAAAGGGCATTGACAATTTTTACAGCTTGCATTCTTGGCTGGGTCTAGCTTGTCTTTTCCTCTTTGGCGTCCAG TATGCCGCCGGATTTGTGACCTTCTGGTACCCAGGTGGCTCAGGAAAAAGCAGAGCCACGTTACTGCCATGGCATGTATTCTTTGGGGTTTATATTTATGCCCTGGCTGTTGCTACTGCTACAACAGGTATCTTAGAAAAAGCCACATTCCTCCAAACCAACAAGGTAATATCACGCTATTCTACCGAAGCTTTGTTGGTGAACTCGATGGGCATCTTGATCATTGTTCTGGGTGGTTTTGTTGTTCTTGCAACAATTACTCCTCTGCATCCAAAAGAAAGTGTCACTAGAAACTCAACAGAATAG
- the LOC8277318 gene encoding protein decapping 5, whose amino-acid sequence MAGATATAEAPKSSSGGGGSGDSYIGSLISLTSKSEIRYEGVLYNINTQESTIGLRNVRSFGTEGRKRDGPQVPPSDKIYEFILFRGSDIKDLQVKSSPPVQTTKPIHTDPAIIQSHYPQTATASMTMPSSSTGSLKDSSSHASPHELSMPTFQGNLPLYQPGGKLGSQGSLSNPPTTSGTGLAMPMYWQGYYDPSNGLQPHQQTLLHPPPGLSIPPSIQQYVQHPATDASKLSASQMSENPPLSFPSFSTGTQNMQSSILPVQSSPTVPDSANLISNKASVQALPAASVNINLPMASPLTSALDKSFIASPVIIESRTVDDPLVPSKSMSESLSSNTRALVSVSNEGAIPSLVTPGHFLQPGTVPSLQSSQAAQKDVEAVQSSESPPPSTVAVMEMQEPILPLPCPPDRRVYGAPMHTYHGSRGHERGRGNRVWDAATRFEEDFDFTAMNEKFNKDEVWGHLGKSNKAQEDEEESEDEDNELSKYEKKPVYVKDDFFDSLSCGSLGGGSRNGSTGFSGQIRKNTETFGNFSRHRGGGGGWGPGRGGRSRGGYHGRGYGYGYLGRGRGYTMPNRDI is encoded by the exons ATGGCAGGAGCAACAGCGACAGCAGAGGCGCCCAAGTCCTCTTCAGGTGGTGGTGGATCAGGTGATTCATACATTGGAAGCTTGATTAGCCTCACTTCTAAGTCTGAGATTCGATATGAAGGCGTTCTTTACAACATCAATACTCAAGAATCCACCATTGGCTTGAGAAATG TAAGGTCATTTGGCACAGAAGGGCGTAAAAGGGATGGACCACAAGTTCCTCCAAGTGATAAAATTTACGAGTTCATACTCTTCCGAGGAAGTGATATCAAG GATCTGCAGGTTAAATCTTCTCCACCTGTTCAAACTACAAAACCTATACATACTGATCCTGCTATCATACAg TCTCACTATCCCCAAACAGCAACTGCATCTATGACCATGCCTTCTTCTAGTACTGGATCATTAAAAGATTCAAGTTCCCATGCTTCACCTCATGAATTATCCATGCCAACATTTCAAGGAAATCTTCCCCTATATCAACCTGGTGGTAAGTTAGGGTCACAGGGTTCATTATCTAATCCGCCAACCACCAGTGGTACTGGTCTTGCTATGCCAATGTACTGGCAAGGGTATTATGATCCCTCAAATGGATTGCAGCCACATCAGCAAACTTTGCTTCACCCCCCACCTGGCTTGTCTATTCCTCCTTCCATTCAGCAGTATGTGCAACACCCTGCCACAGATGCATCTAAGCTCTCAGCTTCCCAAATGTCTGAAAATCCCCCTCTTTCATTCCCATCCTTTAGCACAGGCACTCAGAATATGCAGTCTTCTATTCTTCCTGTGCAGTCTTCTCCAACAGTTCCAGACTCTGCAAATTTGATTTCCAATAAGGCTTCTGTTCAGGCGCTTCCTGCTGCATCAGTTAATATTAACTTGCCAATGGCATCTCCATTGACATCGGCTTTAGATAAAAGTTTCATTGCATCACCAGTTATTATTGAGTCCAGGACAGTTGATGATCCTTTAGTGCCTTCTAAAAGTATGTCTGAATCTTTGTCCTCCAACACAAGGGCATTGGTTTCTGTTTCAAATGAGGGAGCAATACCTTCTCTGGTGACACCGGGCCACTTTTTGCAGCCTGGCACAGTGCCTTCATTGCAGTCTTCTCAAGCAGCTCAGAAGGATGTTGAGGCTGTGCAATCGTCAGAATCACCACCACCATCAACTGTGGCTGTAATGGAAATGCAAGAGCCAATATTACCTTTACCTTGTCCACCTGATCGCAGG GTATACGGAGCTCCTATGCATACATATCATGGTAGCAGAGGACATGAAAGGGGAAGAGGGAATAGA GTTTGGGATGCTGCAACCAGATTTGAAGAGGACTTTGATTTTACAGCAATGAATGAGAAATTCAACAAGGATGAAGTATGGGGTCATCTTGGTAAAAGTAACAAGGCTCAAGAAGATGAGGAGGAGTCAGAAGATGAAGATAAtgaattatcaaaatatgagaaaaag CCTGTTTATGTGAAGGATGACTTTTTCGATTCCCTATCATGCGGCAGTCTTGGCGGTGGATCACGAAATGGGAGCACTGGCTTTTCTGGGCAAATCAGAAAAAATACAGAG ACATTTGGTAATTTTTCACGGCACCGGGGTGGTGGAGGTGGCTGGGGACCTGGTCGAGGCGGCCGATCACGAGGCGGTTATCACGGAAGGGGCTATGGCTATGGTTATCTTGGCCGGGGTCGAGGCTATACAATGCCCAATCGTGACATCTAA